From Chryseobacterium salivictor, a single genomic window includes:
- a CDS encoding HU family DNA-binding protein, with protein MTKAELVNTISNKLGTEKNETQKVIEAFMQEIRTSMYNGDNVYLRGFGSFIIKTRAAKTGRNISKNTAIEIPAHNIPAFKPSKTFVEKIKTKVPVK; from the coding sequence ATGACAAAGGCAGAATTGGTAAACACCATCTCAAATAAATTGGGAACTGAAAAGAATGAAACCCAGAAAGTTATTGAAGCTTTTATGCAGGAGATCAGAACATCAATGTATAACGGAGATAATGTGTATCTAAGAGGATTTGGTTCATTTATTATTAAAACCAGAGCAGCAAAAACAGGAAGAAACATCTCGAAAAACACCGCTATTGAAATTCCTGCTCATAATATCCCAGCCTTTAAACCTTCGAAAACGTTCGTAGAGAAAATCAAAACGAAAGTTCCAGTTAAGTAA
- the mutY gene encoding A/G-specific adenine glycosylase: MKTKKQNADFLHVGRKLLDWYKIHGRELPFRKTNDPYKIWICEIIFQQTRIEQGLNHYRNFIERFPDVQTLAEAETDEVLLYWKGLGYYSRALNLHKASLQIINDFNGVFPVDYDHILQLKGIGKYTAAAISSICFGKKNAAVDGNFYRVLSRLFADDFDISNSKAFDYFSELALKMMPENEAGHFNEAMMDLGSEICKPKNPKCESCPLNKDCIAFNLGKISGFPVKTKKVKPTDLDLYYSFVEYNGQFLVRQRKDDFIWKKLFEFPVEIPADWQLFVVKQKTIAHKLTHKNLSIQMSHVVLESQDIFTEFAHGNGFSIITYEESHQKSFPKPLENYLKDYYENKSLMR; encoded by the coding sequence TTGAAAACAAAAAAACAAAATGCTGATTTTCTTCATGTTGGTAGGAAATTGCTAGATTGGTACAAAATCCATGGCAGAGAGTTGCCCTTTAGAAAAACCAATGATCCCTATAAGATTTGGATTTGCGAAATTATTTTTCAGCAAACCCGGATAGAACAGGGGCTTAACCATTACCGAAATTTTATTGAAAGATTTCCCGATGTTCAAACCTTAGCCGAGGCAGAAACTGATGAAGTTTTGCTCTATTGGAAAGGCCTCGGATATTATTCCAGAGCCTTGAATCTGCATAAAGCATCTCTGCAGATCATTAATGATTTTAATGGAGTTTTTCCTGTTGATTACGACCATATTTTGCAGTTGAAAGGAATCGGGAAGTACACTGCAGCAGCCATTTCAAGCATTTGTTTCGGAAAAAAAAATGCTGCTGTTGACGGTAATTTCTACCGCGTTTTATCCCGATTGTTTGCCGATGATTTTGATATTTCAAACTCCAAAGCCTTTGATTATTTTTCTGAACTGGCTTTAAAGATGATGCCCGAAAATGAAGCGGGACATTTCAATGAAGCCATGATGGACTTGGGTTCCGAAATCTGTAAACCCAAAAATCCGAAGTGTGAATCCTGTCCTTTAAATAAAGACTGTATCGCTTTTAATTTAGGAAAGATTTCCGGTTTTCCCGTAAAGACCAAAAAAGTGAAACCAACTGATTTGGACCTGTATTATTCATTTGTGGAATATAACGGTCAGTTTTTGGTACGACAGAGAAAAGACGATTTTATCTGGAAAAAACTTTTTGAATTTCCTGTTGAAATTCCGGCAGACTGGCAGCTGTTCGTCGTTAAGCAGAAAACCATTGCTCATAAACTGACGCATAAAAATTTATCGATTCAGATGAGTCATGTTGTACTGGAGTCGCAGGATATTTTCACCGAATTTGCTCACGGGAACGGCTTTTCGATCATAACCTATGAAGAATCGCACCAGAAATCCTTCCCGAAACCGCTGGAAAATTATCTGAAAGATTATTATGAAAACAAATCTTTAATGCGCTGA
- the gldD gene encoding gliding motility lipoprotein GldD, with amino-acid sequence MFKKLIFTFLGFILLSCSKEALPKPSGELRLEYPAPKYQSFTSPCNFTFEYSDFAKVRAAKNPCWYYIEYPKMKAKVFITYFPIKNDFDLHVKESEKMVYEHTIKASSIDTKSFSFPERKVFGNFYELKGQSASNLQFFVTDSTRHYVTANLYFNSRPKPDSLAPAVEYIKKDMLHLIETFEWKK; translated from the coding sequence ATGTTTAAAAAACTCATTTTCACTTTTTTAGGATTTATTTTGCTTTCCTGTTCAAAAGAAGCACTGCCAAAACCTTCTGGTGAACTTCGTTTAGAATATCCCGCCCCGAAATATCAAAGTTTCACTTCCCCGTGCAATTTTACTTTTGAGTACTCGGATTTTGCCAAAGTTAGAGCGGCGAAAAATCCGTGCTGGTATTATATCGAATATCCGAAAATGAAAGCAAAAGTTTTTATCACCTATTTTCCCATTAAAAATGATTTTGATCTTCATGTAAAAGAATCGGAGAAAATGGTGTACGAACATACCATCAAAGCGAGTTCAATTGACACGAAATCATTTAGTTTTCCTGAACGGAAAGTGTTTGGTAATTTCTATGAACTGAAAGGTCAAAGTGCCTCGAATCTGCAGTTTTTTGTGACCGATTCTACACGCCATTATGTGACCGCAAATCTCTATTTCAATTCAAGACCTAAGCCCGATTCATTGGCGCCGGCGGTAGAATATATTAAAAAAGACATGCTCCATTTAATCGAAACCTTTGAATGGAAAAAGTAA
- a CDS encoding PfkB family carbohydrate kinase produces the protein MKLLVVGSVAFDAIETPFGKTDKILGGAATYISIASSVLGVESGIVSVVGGDFPQTDLDMLSGRGVNIEGIEIIKEGKTFFWSGKYHNDLNSRDTLVTEVNVLENFDPKIPESMQDAEILLLGNLHPGVQLSVLEKMHNRPKLVILDTMNFWMDSALDILMQMIAKTDVISINDEEARQLSGEYSLVKAAQKIHAMGPQFVIIKKGEHGALLFHEGKIFAIPALPLEEVYDPTGAGDTFAGGFASYLAKKEDFSFETMKSALIVGSAMASFTVEKFGTQRLEEVTETEMIERINSFKELTTFEVNV, from the coding sequence ATGAAATTATTAGTTGTTGGTTCAGTGGCTTTCGATGCGATTGAAACACCTTTCGGAAAAACAGATAAAATTTTGGGTGGCGCTGCAACCTATATCAGTATTGCTTCTTCGGTTTTAGGCGTGGAATCTGGAATTGTTTCCGTTGTTGGCGGCGATTTTCCACAGACCGATTTAGATATGCTTTCCGGAAGAGGGGTGAATATCGAAGGAATTGAAATTATCAAAGAAGGGAAAACTTTTTTCTGGAGCGGCAAATACCACAACGATCTGAATTCAAGAGATACTTTGGTTACCGAAGTAAACGTTTTGGAAAACTTCGATCCGAAAATTCCTGAATCAATGCAGGATGCCGAGATTTTATTATTGGGGAATCTTCATCCTGGCGTTCAGCTTTCTGTGTTGGAAAAAATGCACAACCGTCCGAAACTGGTTATTTTAGATACCATGAATTTCTGGATGGATTCTGCTCTGGATATTTTAATGCAGATGATTGCGAAAACCGATGTAATCTCTATTAATGATGAAGAAGCAAGACAGCTTTCCGGTGAATATTCGCTGGTAAAAGCGGCTCAGAAAATCCATGCGATGGGACCGCAATTCGTGATCATCAAAAAAGGAGAACACGGTGCGCTGTTATTCCACGAAGGAAAAATCTTTGCCATTCCGGCATTGCCTTTAGAAGAAGTTTATGATCCAACCGGAGCGGGAGACACTTTTGCCGGAGGTTTTGCTTCTTATTTAGCGAAGAAAGAAGATTTCTCCTTTGAAACCATGAAATCTGCCCTGATCGTAGGTTCTGCCATGGCTTCCTTCACGGTGGAAAAATTCGGCACTCAGCGTTTAGAAGAAGTTACAGAAACGGAAATGATTGAAAGAATCAACAGTTTTAAAGAATTAACTACTTTTGAAGTAAACGTTTAA
- a CDS encoding peptidylprolyl isomerase: MRKIVGVLMMMVFGGGISAQYMMVGKDSISLAQFKKENLYGLENAGVANTINSIQNFYLFQQFAAEKKADTLTYFRERMSEKEAELRSKYFFPSQVIDPVLNDFVKDNQTEKEVQVFILEKTEGDKTDYQQVYNDVKSGKLTIEEAISKYTKANPKPIYIKPGSLDNQMYAEIKTSPNNTLTKFFNTPSYIGFAKVLNSRPSLGYMIFGTISFPKDASSDSVKDKIYRDLKEGKTFQDVAKLYGANEHEKDNGGVIMGSPTLPDEVYELFKGKKAGYYTPEPLLFGDSYFVFNIYNVEPYVLTEKNRAFFLREMNSTLYAEILQDRMTAYLKTDPSYKEFPAFQNIKKSYQNLVAAKDSELLYQYKNEKVTAGFIKELVGDKKDDAAKLSPAVWAEALNNINSQDVLKIYSQNFTNLKNVKEELEASKKSLYSDYIFSRYLTEEIAKHPEWLTEYYNQHKSKYFWGERAEGRVAIFGDAKLTKDISKEIKDVKAWEFLKGKFAGKLNDKKQVLVNFEKGEMSKEADVFTKYNVPFKTGVHTTKMGDKSLVIAIDKILPPSQMTQEEAAEELKDAVTEKKLNEIIAEQKAKTKIVVQPEFLKDLEKNFKK, encoded by the coding sequence ATGAGAAAAATAGTCGGTGTATTGATGATGATGGTTTTCGGCGGTGGAATTTCTGCACAATATATGATGGTGGGCAAAGACAGTATTTCGCTGGCTCAGTTCAAGAAAGAAAATTTATACGGTTTAGAAAATGCCGGTGTGGCCAATACCATTAATTCTATACAGAATTTCTACCTGTTTCAGCAATTTGCAGCCGAGAAAAAAGCAGATACCTTGACTTATTTCCGTGAAAGAATGTCGGAAAAAGAAGCGGAGTTGAGAAGTAAATATTTTTTTCCGTCACAGGTGATCGATCCGGTTTTAAATGATTTTGTTAAAGATAATCAGACAGAAAAAGAAGTTCAGGTTTTCATCTTAGAAAAAACGGAAGGCGATAAAACAGATTATCAGCAGGTTTATAACGATGTGAAATCCGGTAAACTGACCATCGAAGAAGCCATCTCAAAATACACAAAAGCGAATCCCAAACCAATTTATATTAAGCCGGGAAGTCTTGATAATCAAATGTATGCAGAGATTAAAACTTCGCCGAATAATACACTGACCAAATTTTTCAACACTCCTTCCTATATAGGTTTTGCCAAAGTTCTGAATTCCAGACCAAGTTTGGGTTACATGATTTTTGGAACGATCTCTTTTCCTAAAGATGCCAGTTCTGATTCGGTAAAAGATAAAATTTACCGGGATTTGAAAGAAGGAAAAACCTTTCAGGACGTGGCAAAATTGTATGGTGCCAATGAACATGAGAAAGATAACGGTGGCGTAATCATGGGGTCACCAACTTTGCCGGACGAAGTTTATGAACTGTTCAAAGGAAAAAAAGCGGGATATTACACGCCGGAACCTTTGCTTTTTGGCGACAGTTATTTTGTTTTTAATATTTATAATGTTGAACCTTATGTTTTAACAGAAAAAAACAGAGCATTCTTTCTGAGAGAGATGAACAGCACGCTTTATGCTGAAATTTTACAGGACAGGATGACGGCTTACCTGAAAACAGATCCTTCTTATAAAGAATTTCCGGCTTTTCAGAACATCAAAAAATCGTATCAGAATTTAGTGGCGGCAAAAGACAGCGAACTTCTTTATCAGTATAAAAATGAAAAAGTAACCGCCGGATTTATCAAAGAACTTGTTGGCGACAAAAAAGACGATGCTGCAAAACTATCACCTGCAGTGTGGGCAGAAGCTCTTAATAATATCAATTCCCAGGATGTTCTGAAAATTTACAGTCAGAACTTTACCAATCTTAAAAATGTAAAAGAGGAACTGGAAGCCAGTAAAAAATCACTTTACTCGGACTATATTTTCTCCAGATATTTGACTGAAGAAATTGCAAAACACCCGGAATGGCTTACCGAATATTACAACCAGCACAAGTCCAAATACTTTTGGGGGGAAAGAGCAGAAGGTAGAGTTGCCATCTTCGGTGATGCAAAACTGACCAAAGATATTTCTAAAGAAATAAAAGATGTGAAGGCTTGGGAGTTTTTAAAAGGGAAATTCGCCGGAAAACTCAATGACAAAAAACAGGTCCTGGTGAATTTTGAAAAAGGCGAAATGTCGAAAGAAGCTGATGTCTTTACCAAATACAATGTTCCTTTTAAAACAGGCGTTCACACCACCAAAATGGGAGATAAATCTTTGGTGATCGCCATTGATAAAATACTTCCTCCGTCCCAGATGACTCAAGAAGAAGCAGCGGAAGAACTGAAAGATGCGGTGACTGAAAAAAAGCTCAATGAAATCATCGCTGAACAGAAAGCAAAAACTAAAATTGTGGTTCAACCCGAATTCCTTAAGGATTTAGAAAAGAATTTTAAGAAATAA